From the genome of Lineus longissimus chromosome 8, tnLinLong1.2, whole genome shotgun sequence, one region includes:
- the LOC135492723 gene encoding soluble guanylate cyclase 88E-like isoform X4: MKVRNIGDGVQAVMPNLLGAHITSVFRLTKPLVEFTWESVMMHTNNIFEMTSHSPVGRLSKAAPKYLDVPAPEINVTQGAITNGESGDIEEMGENDDDFAQRQISEAEEVLIGRCLRLKGQMMYMNDWDSIIFLGTPVMNDISAMFNAGLYINDLSMHDSSRDLILAGTQQSAELKLALDQEQQKSKKLEDSMKKLDMEMKRTDQLLYQMIPKSVADRLRSGEAAMNTCETFESVTVLFSDVVGFTSICSKISPLEVVTMLNAMYTKFDQLSEVHKVYKVETIGDAYMVVSGAPTVTRFHAQYICDMALDMVLEMTSLADPSTGDHLSIRVGAHSGMVVAGVVGLKMPRYCLFGDTVNTASRMESNSAAQKIHISETVKLRLEGFPYMVKERGTTEVKGKGTMKTYWLERRLETEPDDRNTMLMQADKLRMDKNTSASQSNINAAHDTFDRRSLYSPVVSSDVSRPGSSTNVSLAANHEFQPKSQTKQTEQALQTLTRTDAKNKKSYKRWKRPLIKKQVALSLGFKADLLGKKSQPWFH, from the exons ATGAAGGTGCGCAACATCGGTGATGGGGTACAGGCTGTGATGCCTAACCTACTCGGCGCACACATTACCAGTGTCTTCAGGCTGACAAAACCCTTGGTGGAGTTCACCTGGGAAAGT GTAATGATGCACACAAACAATATATTCGAGATGACAAGCCATTCACCCGTTGGACGTCTTTCCAAGGCTG CACCAAAATATCTGGATGTCCCAGCTCCTGAGATTAATGTTA CGCAAGGCGCCATAACAAATGGAGAATCAGGTGACATTGAAGAAATGGgggaaaatgatgatgattttgccCAAAGACAAATTTCCGAGGCGGAGGAGGTGTTGATTGGCCGATGCCTGAGGCTGAAGGGGCAGATGATGTACATGAACGATTGGGATTCTATCATTTTCCTCGGAACGCCTGT CATGAATGACATATCTGCCATGTTCAATGCTGGTCTGTATATCAATGACCTGAGTATGCACGATTCAAGTCGGGACCTTATTCTTGCTGGTACACAACAGTCAGCTGAACTGAAGCTAGCCTTAGACCAG gaGCAACAAAAGAGTAAGAAGCTTGAGGATAGCATGAAGAAACTCGACATGGAGATGAAAAGGACCGACCAGCTCTTGTACCAAATGATACCCAAGTCTGTAGCAGATAGGCTCAGGTCCGGCGAGGCAGCAATGAACACGTGTGAG ACATTCGAATCGGTGACAGTTTTGTTCAGTGATGTAGTGGGCTTTACCAGTATATGCAGCAAGATCTCGCCCCTAGAGGTCGTTACTATGCTCAATGCCATGTATACCAAATTCGACCAACTCAGTGAAGTTCACAAAGTGTACAAG GTTGAAACAATCGGCGACGCATACATGGTTGTATCAGGAGCGCCGACAGTAACACGTTTCCATGCTCAATATATCTGTGATATGGCGTTAGATATGGTGCTGGAGATGACATCACTCGCTGATCCATCGACAGGCGATCATCTCAGCATACGAGTGG GGGCACATTCCGGCATGGTCGTAGCTGGTGTGGTAGGGCTGAAGATGCCACGGTATTGTTTGTTTGGTGACACGGTCAACACTGCTTCACGGATGGAGTCAAACAGTGCG GCTCAGAAGATCCACATCAGTGAAACAGTTAAGCTCCGTCTAGAGGGCTTCCCATATATGGTTAAAGAACGAGGTACAACGGAAGTCAAG GGTAAAGGAACAATGAAAACGTACTGGTTAGAACGGCGCCTGGAGACCGAACCAGACGACCGTAACACCATGCTCATGCAGGCGGATAAGTTGAGGATGGACAAAAACACATCGGCGAGCCAATCAAACATAAATGCGGCACACGACACGTTCGACAGACGATCTCTCTACTCGCCAGTCGTGAGTTCTGATGTGTCACGACCAGGCTCATCCACGAATGTCTCCCTGGCGGCAAACCATGAGTTCCAACCAAAATCACAAACAAAACAGACAGAGCAG GCATTGCAAACACTGACAAGGACTGACGCCAAAAACAAGAAATCATACAAGCGCTGGAAGAGACCTCTCATTAAAAAGCAGGTGGCCCTGTCTCTCGGCTTTAAAGCTGATTTGTTGGGGAAGAAGAGCCAGCCTTGGTTTCATTGA
- the LOC135492847 gene encoding uncharacterized protein LOC135492847, translated as MKLFIALVVLVGAAYADFNFAPSEGCMVLKLHEHSHSTGAVQKDDGSEIFADYECRDYCRYKPECTAVDYRGLDGLCFMHTTPAPVLIPATAESTGSPSGWQTVSQYRKEGTCAPNPDPQGCMAHLLGKHSQGAYAIEENGGGFYSWTPDTCRAYCADSAECKAVDYVGADKTCHLHTSYEPILDVTEGTTGQVQFHTVSQFRKKEGVSVCPGY; from the exons ATGAAGTTGTTTATCGCACTCGTTGTACTGGTCGGAGCAGCTTATGCAGACTTTA ATTTCGCCCCGAGCGAAG GTTGCATGGTACTAAAACTTCACGAGCATTCTCATAGTACGGGCGCCGTTCAGAAGGATGACGGTTCTGAGATATTCGCTGATTACGAATGCCGTGATTATTGCCGTTATAAGCCCGAATGCACGGCCGTCGACTACCGTGGATTAGACGGGCTCTGCTTCATGCATACGACCCCGGCGCCGGTACTGATCCCAGCCACCGCGGAATCAACTGGTTCGCCGTCCGGTTGGCAGACCGTCTCTCAATACAGGAAGGAGGGAACCT GTGCACCGAATCCTGACCCCCAGG GATGTATggcccatctccttggcaagcACTCCCAAGGTGCTTATGCAATCGAAGAGAATGGCGGGGGATTCTATTCTTGGACACCAGATACGTGCCGCGCATACTGCGCCGATTCGGCCGAATGCAAGGCTGTCGACTACGTTGGAGCTGACAAAACCTGTCACCTCCACACGAGTTATGAGCCAATTTTAGATGTGACAGAGGGTACGACAGGACAGGTTCAGTTCCATACGGTATCACAATTCAGGAAGAAGGAAGGAGTCAGTGTCTGCCCCG GCTATTAA
- the LOC135492723 gene encoding soluble guanylate cyclase 88E-like isoform X1, with the protein MYGLLFEGMQFYVKKEYGDDAWEAVLRKADLSTHTFSSHKTYNENLLPKIAEAAVEVLEVTKDEFMFQIGKCFVAFVGQYGYDGILKVLGRHLRDFLNGLDNLHEYLRFSYPKLKPPSFFCVNESKTGLTLHYRSKRKGYLTYVTGQIMQVAKQFYNTDLRIEIVNEEVEKNLTNAILRLHFDNRAYRKSESRFDFTVIDSLPVPSEVFFEVFPFNIVFNRGMKVRNIGDGVQAVMPNLLGAHITSVFRLTKPLVEFTWESVMMHTNNIFEMTSHSPVGRLSKAAPKYLDVPAPEINVTQGAITNGESGDIEEMGENDDDFAQRQISEAEEVLIGRCLRLKGQMMYMNDWDSIIFLGTPVMNDISAMFNAGLYINDLSMHDSSRDLILAGTQQSAELKLALDQEQQKSKKLEDSMKKLDMEMKRTDQLLYQMIPKSVADRLRSGEAAMNTCETFESVTVLFSDVVGFTSICSKISPLEVVTMLNAMYTKFDQLSEVHKVYKVETIGDAYMVVSGAPTVTRFHAQYICDMALDMVLEMTSLADPSTGDHLSIRVGAHSGMVVAGVVGLKMPRYCLFGDTVNTASRMESNSAAQKIHISETVKLRLEGFPYMVKERGTTEVKGKGTMKTYWLERRLETEPDDRNTMLMQADKLRMDKNTSASQSNINAAHDTFDRRSLYSPVVSSDVSRPGSSTNVSLAANHEFQPKSQTKQTEQALQTLTRTDAKNKKSYKRWKRPLIKKQVALSLGFKADLLGKKSQPWFH; encoded by the exons ATGTATGGACTACTATTCGAGGGTATGCAGTTCTACGTCAAGAAGGAATATGGCGACGACGCCTGGGAAGCAGTCCTACGAAAAGCCGACCTCTCTACTCATACGTTTTCCTCACATAAAACATACAACGAGAATCTCCTTCCGAAGATCGCCGAGGCGGCGGTTGAGGTACTTGAAGTTACCAAAGACGAGTTCATGTTTCAGATAGGGAAATGCTTCGTAGCCTTTGTAGGCCAATATGGCTACGATGGAATACTCAAGGTCCTCGGCCGTCACTTGAGGGACTTTCTAAACGGGTTGGATAATCTTCACGAGTACCTACGCTTCAGCTATCCCAAATTGAAACCGCCATCTTTCTTCTGCGTTAATGAATCAAAAACTGGTTTGACACTTCACTATCGTAGCAAACGCAAGGGGTACCTTACATATGTCACCGGGCAGATTATGCAGGTGGCCAAGCAATTCTACAACACGGACTTACGCATAGAAATAGTCAATGAAGAAGTTGAGAAGAACTTAACTAACGCGATTCTGAGATTACATTTTGATAACAGAGCGTATAGGAAGTCTGAATCTCGATTCGATTTTACCGTTATAGACTCTCTACCTGTACCTAGCGAAGTCTTCTTTGAGGTATTTCCGTTCAATATTGTGTTTAACCGAGGCATGAAGGTGCGCAACATCGGTGATGGGGTACAGGCTGTGATGCCTAACCTACTCGGCGCACACATTACCAGTGTCTTCAGGCTGACAAAACCCTTGGTGGAGTTCACCTGGGAAAGT GTAATGATGCACACAAACAATATATTCGAGATGACAAGCCATTCACCCGTTGGACGTCTTTCCAAGGCTG CACCAAAATATCTGGATGTCCCAGCTCCTGAGATTAATGTTA CGCAAGGCGCCATAACAAATGGAGAATCAGGTGACATTGAAGAAATGGgggaaaatgatgatgattttgccCAAAGACAAATTTCCGAGGCGGAGGAGGTGTTGATTGGCCGATGCCTGAGGCTGAAGGGGCAGATGATGTACATGAACGATTGGGATTCTATCATTTTCCTCGGAACGCCTGT CATGAATGACATATCTGCCATGTTCAATGCTGGTCTGTATATCAATGACCTGAGTATGCACGATTCAAGTCGGGACCTTATTCTTGCTGGTACACAACAGTCAGCTGAACTGAAGCTAGCCTTAGACCAG gaGCAACAAAAGAGTAAGAAGCTTGAGGATAGCATGAAGAAACTCGACATGGAGATGAAAAGGACCGACCAGCTCTTGTACCAAATGATACCCAAGTCTGTAGCAGATAGGCTCAGGTCCGGCGAGGCAGCAATGAACACGTGTGAG ACATTCGAATCGGTGACAGTTTTGTTCAGTGATGTAGTGGGCTTTACCAGTATATGCAGCAAGATCTCGCCCCTAGAGGTCGTTACTATGCTCAATGCCATGTATACCAAATTCGACCAACTCAGTGAAGTTCACAAAGTGTACAAG GTTGAAACAATCGGCGACGCATACATGGTTGTATCAGGAGCGCCGACAGTAACACGTTTCCATGCTCAATATATCTGTGATATGGCGTTAGATATGGTGCTGGAGATGACATCACTCGCTGATCCATCGACAGGCGATCATCTCAGCATACGAGTGG GGGCACATTCCGGCATGGTCGTAGCTGGTGTGGTAGGGCTGAAGATGCCACGGTATTGTTTGTTTGGTGACACGGTCAACACTGCTTCACGGATGGAGTCAAACAGTGCG GCTCAGAAGATCCACATCAGTGAAACAGTTAAGCTCCGTCTAGAGGGCTTCCCATATATGGTTAAAGAACGAGGTACAACGGAAGTCAAG GGTAAAGGAACAATGAAAACGTACTGGTTAGAACGGCGCCTGGAGACCGAACCAGACGACCGTAACACCATGCTCATGCAGGCGGATAAGTTGAGGATGGACAAAAACACATCGGCGAGCCAATCAAACATAAATGCGGCACACGACACGTTCGACAGACGATCTCTCTACTCGCCAGTCGTGAGTTCTGATGTGTCACGACCAGGCTCATCCACGAATGTCTCCCTGGCGGCAAACCATGAGTTCCAACCAAAATCACAAACAAAACAGACAGAGCAG GCATTGCAAACACTGACAAGGACTGACGCCAAAAACAAGAAATCATACAAGCGCTGGAAGAGACCTCTCATTAAAAAGCAGGTGGCCCTGTCTCTCGGCTTTAAAGCTGATTTGTTGGGGAAGAAGAGCCAGCCTTGGTTTCATTGA
- the LOC135492723 gene encoding soluble guanylate cyclase 88E-like isoform X3 — protein sequence MYGLLFEGMQFYVKKEYGDDAWEAVLRKADLSTHTFSSHKTYNENLLPKIAEAAVEVLEVTKDEFMFQIGKCFVAFVGQYGYDGILKVLGRHLRDFLNGLDNLHEYLRFSYPKLKPPSFFCVNESKTGLTLHYRSKRKGYLTYVTGQIMQVAKQFYNTDLRIEIVNEEVEKNLTNAILRLHFDNRAYRKSESRFDFTVIDSLPVPSEVFFEVFPFNIVFNRGMKVRNIGDGVQAVMPNLLGAHITSVFRLTKPLVEFTWESVMMHTNNIFEMTSHSPVGRLSKAAPKYLDVPAPEINVTQGAITNGESGDIEEMGENDDDFAQRQISEAEEVLIGRCLRLKGQMMYMNDWDSIIFLGTPVMNDISAMFNAGLYINDLSMHDSSRDLILAGTQQSAELKLALDQEQQKSKKLEDSMKKLDMEMKRTDQLLYQMIPKSVADRLRSGEAAMNTCETFESVTVLFSDVVGFTSICSKISPLEVVTMLNAMYTKFDQLSEVHKVYKVETIGDAYMVVSGAPTVTRFHAQYICDMALDMVLEMTSLADPSTGDHLSIRVGAHSGMVVAGVVGLKMPRYCLFGDTVNTASRMESNSAAQKIHISETVKLRLEGFPYMVKERGTTEVKGKGTMKTYWLERRLETEPDDRNTMLMQADKLRMDKNTSASQSNINAAHDTFDRRSLYSPVVSSDVSRPGSSTNVSLAANHEFQPKSQTKQTEQPPS from the exons ATGTATGGACTACTATTCGAGGGTATGCAGTTCTACGTCAAGAAGGAATATGGCGACGACGCCTGGGAAGCAGTCCTACGAAAAGCCGACCTCTCTACTCATACGTTTTCCTCACATAAAACATACAACGAGAATCTCCTTCCGAAGATCGCCGAGGCGGCGGTTGAGGTACTTGAAGTTACCAAAGACGAGTTCATGTTTCAGATAGGGAAATGCTTCGTAGCCTTTGTAGGCCAATATGGCTACGATGGAATACTCAAGGTCCTCGGCCGTCACTTGAGGGACTTTCTAAACGGGTTGGATAATCTTCACGAGTACCTACGCTTCAGCTATCCCAAATTGAAACCGCCATCTTTCTTCTGCGTTAATGAATCAAAAACTGGTTTGACACTTCACTATCGTAGCAAACGCAAGGGGTACCTTACATATGTCACCGGGCAGATTATGCAGGTGGCCAAGCAATTCTACAACACGGACTTACGCATAGAAATAGTCAATGAAGAAGTTGAGAAGAACTTAACTAACGCGATTCTGAGATTACATTTTGATAACAGAGCGTATAGGAAGTCTGAATCTCGATTCGATTTTACCGTTATAGACTCTCTACCTGTACCTAGCGAAGTCTTCTTTGAGGTATTTCCGTTCAATATTGTGTTTAACCGAGGCATGAAGGTGCGCAACATCGGTGATGGGGTACAGGCTGTGATGCCTAACCTACTCGGCGCACACATTACCAGTGTCTTCAGGCTGACAAAACCCTTGGTGGAGTTCACCTGGGAAAGT GTAATGATGCACACAAACAATATATTCGAGATGACAAGCCATTCACCCGTTGGACGTCTTTCCAAGGCTG CACCAAAATATCTGGATGTCCCAGCTCCTGAGATTAATGTTA CGCAAGGCGCCATAACAAATGGAGAATCAGGTGACATTGAAGAAATGGgggaaaatgatgatgattttgccCAAAGACAAATTTCCGAGGCGGAGGAGGTGTTGATTGGCCGATGCCTGAGGCTGAAGGGGCAGATGATGTACATGAACGATTGGGATTCTATCATTTTCCTCGGAACGCCTGT CATGAATGACATATCTGCCATGTTCAATGCTGGTCTGTATATCAATGACCTGAGTATGCACGATTCAAGTCGGGACCTTATTCTTGCTGGTACACAACAGTCAGCTGAACTGAAGCTAGCCTTAGACCAG gaGCAACAAAAGAGTAAGAAGCTTGAGGATAGCATGAAGAAACTCGACATGGAGATGAAAAGGACCGACCAGCTCTTGTACCAAATGATACCCAAGTCTGTAGCAGATAGGCTCAGGTCCGGCGAGGCAGCAATGAACACGTGTGAG ACATTCGAATCGGTGACAGTTTTGTTCAGTGATGTAGTGGGCTTTACCAGTATATGCAGCAAGATCTCGCCCCTAGAGGTCGTTACTATGCTCAATGCCATGTATACCAAATTCGACCAACTCAGTGAAGTTCACAAAGTGTACAAG GTTGAAACAATCGGCGACGCATACATGGTTGTATCAGGAGCGCCGACAGTAACACGTTTCCATGCTCAATATATCTGTGATATGGCGTTAGATATGGTGCTGGAGATGACATCACTCGCTGATCCATCGACAGGCGATCATCTCAGCATACGAGTGG GGGCACATTCCGGCATGGTCGTAGCTGGTGTGGTAGGGCTGAAGATGCCACGGTATTGTTTGTTTGGTGACACGGTCAACACTGCTTCACGGATGGAGTCAAACAGTGCG GCTCAGAAGATCCACATCAGTGAAACAGTTAAGCTCCGTCTAGAGGGCTTCCCATATATGGTTAAAGAACGAGGTACAACGGAAGTCAAG GGTAAAGGAACAATGAAAACGTACTGGTTAGAACGGCGCCTGGAGACCGAACCAGACGACCGTAACACCATGCTCATGCAGGCGGATAAGTTGAGGATGGACAAAAACACATCGGCGAGCCAATCAAACATAAATGCGGCACACGACACGTTCGACAGACGATCTCTCTACTCGCCAGTCGTGAGTTCTGATGTGTCACGACCAGGCTCATCCACGAATGTCTCCCTGGCGGCAAACCATGAGTTCCAACCAAAATCACAAACAAAACAGACAGAGCAG CCTCCGTCGTGA
- the LOC135492723 gene encoding soluble guanylate cyclase 88E-like isoform X2, translating to MYGLLFEGMQFYVKKEYGDDAWEAVLRKADLSTHTFSSHKTYNENLLPKIAEAAVEVLEVTKDEFMFQIGKCFVAFVGQYGYDGILKVLGRHLRDFLNGLDNLHEYLRFSYPKLKPPSFFCVNESKTGLTLHYRSKRKGYLTYVTGQIMQVAKQFYNTDLRIEIVNEEVEKNLTNAILRLHFDNRAYRKSESRFDFTVIDSLPVPSEVFFEVFPFNIVFNRGMKVRNIGDGVQAVMPNLLGAHITSVFRLTKPLVEFTWESVMMHTNNIFEMTSHSPVGRLSKAAQGAITNGESGDIEEMGENDDDFAQRQISEAEEVLIGRCLRLKGQMMYMNDWDSIIFLGTPVMNDISAMFNAGLYINDLSMHDSSRDLILAGTQQSAELKLALDQEQQKSKKLEDSMKKLDMEMKRTDQLLYQMIPKSVADRLRSGEAAMNTCETFESVTVLFSDVVGFTSICSKISPLEVVTMLNAMYTKFDQLSEVHKVYKVETIGDAYMVVSGAPTVTRFHAQYICDMALDMVLEMTSLADPSTGDHLSIRVGAHSGMVVAGVVGLKMPRYCLFGDTVNTASRMESNSAAQKIHISETVKLRLEGFPYMVKERGTTEVKGKGTMKTYWLERRLETEPDDRNTMLMQADKLRMDKNTSASQSNINAAHDTFDRRSLYSPVVSSDVSRPGSSTNVSLAANHEFQPKSQTKQTEQALQTLTRTDAKNKKSYKRWKRPLIKKQVALSLGFKADLLGKKSQPWFH from the exons ATGTATGGACTACTATTCGAGGGTATGCAGTTCTACGTCAAGAAGGAATATGGCGACGACGCCTGGGAAGCAGTCCTACGAAAAGCCGACCTCTCTACTCATACGTTTTCCTCACATAAAACATACAACGAGAATCTCCTTCCGAAGATCGCCGAGGCGGCGGTTGAGGTACTTGAAGTTACCAAAGACGAGTTCATGTTTCAGATAGGGAAATGCTTCGTAGCCTTTGTAGGCCAATATGGCTACGATGGAATACTCAAGGTCCTCGGCCGTCACTTGAGGGACTTTCTAAACGGGTTGGATAATCTTCACGAGTACCTACGCTTCAGCTATCCCAAATTGAAACCGCCATCTTTCTTCTGCGTTAATGAATCAAAAACTGGTTTGACACTTCACTATCGTAGCAAACGCAAGGGGTACCTTACATATGTCACCGGGCAGATTATGCAGGTGGCCAAGCAATTCTACAACACGGACTTACGCATAGAAATAGTCAATGAAGAAGTTGAGAAGAACTTAACTAACGCGATTCTGAGATTACATTTTGATAACAGAGCGTATAGGAAGTCTGAATCTCGATTCGATTTTACCGTTATAGACTCTCTACCTGTACCTAGCGAAGTCTTCTTTGAGGTATTTCCGTTCAATATTGTGTTTAACCGAGGCATGAAGGTGCGCAACATCGGTGATGGGGTACAGGCTGTGATGCCTAACCTACTCGGCGCACACATTACCAGTGTCTTCAGGCTGACAAAACCCTTGGTGGAGTTCACCTGGGAAAGT GTAATGATGCACACAAACAATATATTCGAGATGACAAGCCATTCACCCGTTGGACGTCTTTCCAAGGCTG CGCAAGGCGCCATAACAAATGGAGAATCAGGTGACATTGAAGAAATGGgggaaaatgatgatgattttgccCAAAGACAAATTTCCGAGGCGGAGGAGGTGTTGATTGGCCGATGCCTGAGGCTGAAGGGGCAGATGATGTACATGAACGATTGGGATTCTATCATTTTCCTCGGAACGCCTGT CATGAATGACATATCTGCCATGTTCAATGCTGGTCTGTATATCAATGACCTGAGTATGCACGATTCAAGTCGGGACCTTATTCTTGCTGGTACACAACAGTCAGCTGAACTGAAGCTAGCCTTAGACCAG gaGCAACAAAAGAGTAAGAAGCTTGAGGATAGCATGAAGAAACTCGACATGGAGATGAAAAGGACCGACCAGCTCTTGTACCAAATGATACCCAAGTCTGTAGCAGATAGGCTCAGGTCCGGCGAGGCAGCAATGAACACGTGTGAG ACATTCGAATCGGTGACAGTTTTGTTCAGTGATGTAGTGGGCTTTACCAGTATATGCAGCAAGATCTCGCCCCTAGAGGTCGTTACTATGCTCAATGCCATGTATACCAAATTCGACCAACTCAGTGAAGTTCACAAAGTGTACAAG GTTGAAACAATCGGCGACGCATACATGGTTGTATCAGGAGCGCCGACAGTAACACGTTTCCATGCTCAATATATCTGTGATATGGCGTTAGATATGGTGCTGGAGATGACATCACTCGCTGATCCATCGACAGGCGATCATCTCAGCATACGAGTGG GGGCACATTCCGGCATGGTCGTAGCTGGTGTGGTAGGGCTGAAGATGCCACGGTATTGTTTGTTTGGTGACACGGTCAACACTGCTTCACGGATGGAGTCAAACAGTGCG GCTCAGAAGATCCACATCAGTGAAACAGTTAAGCTCCGTCTAGAGGGCTTCCCATATATGGTTAAAGAACGAGGTACAACGGAAGTCAAG GGTAAAGGAACAATGAAAACGTACTGGTTAGAACGGCGCCTGGAGACCGAACCAGACGACCGTAACACCATGCTCATGCAGGCGGATAAGTTGAGGATGGACAAAAACACATCGGCGAGCCAATCAAACATAAATGCGGCACACGACACGTTCGACAGACGATCTCTCTACTCGCCAGTCGTGAGTTCTGATGTGTCACGACCAGGCTCATCCACGAATGTCTCCCTGGCGGCAAACCATGAGTTCCAACCAAAATCACAAACAAAACAGACAGAGCAG GCATTGCAAACACTGACAAGGACTGACGCCAAAAACAAGAAATCATACAAGCGCTGGAAGAGACCTCTCATTAAAAAGCAGGTGGCCCTGTCTCTCGGCTTTAAAGCTGATTTGTTGGGGAAGAAGAGCCAGCCTTGGTTTCATTGA